Proteins encoded by one window of Candidatus Binatia bacterium:
- a CDS encoding cell division protein ZapA, giving the protein MKTAIDVEIMGQRLSVTSDDGEVHLRRVVDYLNDRMRELTAGGSGGSGTGTAILAALNIASEYWKLREEQEEVSRALDRLSRRIVDQLGG; this is encoded by the coding sequence ATGAAGACCGCTATCGACGTCGAGATAATGGGGCAGCGCCTCAGCGTCACGAGCGACGACGGCGAGGTGCACCTCCGGCGGGTCGTCGATTACCTGAACGATCGCATGCGGGAGTTGACGGCGGGAGGGAGTGGTGGTTCCGGTACTGGCACGGCAATCCTCGCGGCGTTGAATATAGCCAGCGAATATTGGAAACTAAGGGAGGAACAAGAGGAAGTTTCTCGGGCCTTAGACCGGCTGTCTCGGCGCATCGTCGACCAACTCGGCGGTTGA
- the zapB gene encoding cell division protein ZapB, whose protein sequence is MSLDSLKVLEARIGQFVDQHRRAKDEQAALAERVREQERQLAEVAAQLKRYELERAEIKARLERILSRLDGLDLA, encoded by the coding sequence ATGTCGCTGGATAGTTTGAAGGTCCTTGAGGCTAGGATCGGCCAGTTTGTCGACCAACATCGGCGCGCGAAGGACGAACAGGCCGCCCTTGCCGAGCGTGTCCGCGAGCAGGAGCGCCAACTCGCGGAGGTAGCGGCGCAATTGAAGCGATACGAACTGGAGCGGGCAGAGATCAAGGCGCGTCTCGAAAGAATTCTGAGTCGACTGGATGGTTTAGATTTGGCCTAA